The nucleotide window GCTCGATAGAAGTCTTGGTTTTTTTTGACCACCGGAAAGTAGCTCACCTTTTCCTAGTTGAAGAAATTCTCCGAGTCCAAGATCGACAGCGACTTCAGCTAACCCGCGTTCGCTAACAAGTTCCGCGCGTCTGCGCGTAAGTTCGCCTTCTGTGGCCGACGGGAAAGCATCCCAGAGCAAGCTCGATACAACAGTTGAAAGAACCGCATCCCCAAGGAACTCAAGCCGCTCGTTATCACCATGGGCGATTTGCGGGTTTTCATTTGCGTAGGAGCGGTGCGTAAGTGCTTCAGAAAGCAGCAATGGATTTTCAAATACATGCCCAAGTCTCTGTGCGCATGCAACAATTTGATCGTGCGGATCAGTCATTTTTAGTCTTTGGGCTTGAGCTCTTGGTTTCAATCCCGAGTTGCTTCATGCGCACTGC belongs to Myxococcales bacterium and includes:
- the rnc gene encoding ribonuclease III; this translates as MTDPHDQIVACAQRLGHVFENPLLLSEALTHRSYANENPQIAHGDNERLEFLGDAVLSTVVSSLLWDAFPSATEGELTRRRAELVSERGLAEVAVDLGLGEFLQLGKGELLSGGQKKPRLLSSTLEACLAAIFLDAGIDRAMQCGRQWFQGRLEHTQAGAGDYKSRAQEWFQSQGRPTPSYVLSHTEGPDHDKTFYVDMLLGEKTVSQGSGKTKTEAEQQAAQFALDSEREPSSDPSQ